In the Campylobacter sp. RM6914 genome, one interval contains:
- a CDS encoding acyl-CoA thioesterase — protein MQDLSKFGEPRIKLVALPKDTNSAGNIFGGWIMSQIDLAGATAAREISPERVVTISMQEVIFKQPVFIGDVVSCYARIIEVGNTSIKTEIEVTALRLNENGFRECVRVTSAIATYVSVTKDGHKKPIDPELKKLHGF, from the coding sequence ATGCAAGATTTAAGTAAATTCGGAGAGCCCCGTATCAAGCTTGTGGCTTTACCAAAAGATACAAACTCGGCAGGAAATATATTTGGCGGTTGGATAATGAGCCAGATAGACTTAGCCGGGGCAACCGCGGCCAGAGAGATATCGCCTGAACGTGTCGTAACGATATCGATGCAAGAGGTGATATTTAAACAGCCTGTTTTTATAGGTGATGTGGTTAGTTGTTATGCTAGGATCATAGAGGTTGGTAATACTTCTATAAAAACAGAGATAGAAGTAACCGCACTTAGGTTAAACGAAAACGGTTTTCGCGAGTGTGTGCGCGTAACAAGCGCTATAGCAACCTATGTAAGCGTAACTAAAGACGGACATAAAAAGCCGATAGATCCCGAGCTTAAAAAGCTTCATGGATTTTAA